tacaaagttttaaatctcgtcaagctctacaattttgatataaacttTGTCTTCATCCGGCTTCATTTAaaaaagatatgaatttatttgttcTGCAGCTATTTTTAAGGCCGTCTCTGAAAATCACTCATTTTTAGAGACGGTTGACATAAGCAACCGTCCTTGAAAATaacattttcagaggcggttctcTTAACGGAATCGTCCCTAAAAATGAATACATTTTTAGAGGTGGATTTCTTAATGGAACCGCCCTGAAAATGGATTTTCAGCGACGGTTACAAAGCTACAGTGCTCTCTGACGAAGTTAGAGGCGGCATGCTAGTTTAACCGCCTCTGATAGAAAAGGTAGGCGTTCCTAAAAATCTTTTCTGTACTGATGAATGTTTTACCTTAAGGACTGCATTTTCGTACAACTCTCTCATCGCAAAGGCCATCCCATGGGACGAGTTTAGGAGTGATTTAAAAAAAACTGTTGGAGAAACCTTCGTTTGGTGCTCCCAAAATTTTTTGGCGACTTGAAAAACTCAATAATTTTGAGAACGAATATTCGGGAACTCTTAAAGATACTCCTAGTCAACACTTTTCCCCCCTTAAAATAGGACTTCAGTAATATTGCAGAAGAAGGTAATTGTCATATTTTAGATAAATATTGCAAAGCCAATTTTATTTACAATAGTGGTTTAATATGTTTGTCTTATTCAATGCAGGTCAGACAATGACCGGACAACGTATGTTTGAATCAGACGAAGAAGATGATGATTGACAGGTTAGTGCCCCGATGCAAATATTTTTGTTGGTTTACTGTGATCAGTGCATGGGTTCAGAACACTAGACTGTGGTTTACTGGAATGAGAAGATGTAGTACATTACTCCGTATGTTGAGTACTGACTGCAAGCTTCGTATGTTGAGTACTGACTGTAGTTCAAGAAGTGAATAGAAGCATGATAGTATAATGAGTTGACATGGATTTGAAACTATAGTTGTAGCACAGTACCTACTACCTACTATGCACTTGAAGCATGAAGTTCTCCTTTTCACTTGTGCCTCTGCCTAGTCATATAATTGATGAAGCATGAAGTTATATCATAGCTGCAGTTATTTGTTTTAATAAAATGCCTGTTAGTCAATGAAGCATGAAGTTCCCTAATCTGTGTTCTGTTATTTGTTTTAATAAAACGCCTGTAGGGGCCCATAGCCCCTCCAGTTTCATAAAAAAAAGTTCTAGCATAGCTGCAGTTGACATCCCAAGTCCATTCATTTATCTGCAGTTAACATGTATATGATCAAATAGTAAATTCCTAAGTTTGAGTTTTGTGCTTGGTGTCTTTGCAGATGACATCTTTGTAGATTGTGGGCTTGTGGCAGATTGTTGTCGCTAGCCCACAATCTGCATAGATGAAGTTCTAGcataactgcagttgtagggAAATACTTATTACTGGAAAGTTTACTGATGAATTATTTTAGCTAGGAATGTTCTGAAAGGCAGAGTTCAGTTTCCTATAACTCTTACCTTCAGAGCTAGCTAATGAAATGTTTGGATTGCGATCATGTGATGCGTTTGATATGATATTCTCTATCATGAGTAGTGCACTGAAAAACAGTTGTGCTTTCTAACAAACTCTTACCAGAAATAACCTTGTTGTGCCTTTTGTATTTCAGGCATTCTGCTTCCAGCAACTCAGGCCTCAGATAAGGTGTTAATGCTGAAGGTAAACATAACAAAATCGTAAACTGATGTTATCCGATCTTTAACTTTAATCTTTCTTCGTCATGAGAATGTGAGATGTTAATGCCAATAACCCATACGGAACAACAGGACGGTCAATAAAGTTTATAGAATTGATTCTGGGTGGTGTCAATACAAAGATAGGCAATAGTCTTCTTAGGACAAAGATAGGCATGAGTATTTCTGTTCATGCTTTACATGTTTCTTGcattttagattttgaaataagATTTTCAGTGTTGCTATGTTTGAGGTGCAAGGATCAAATTGTTTTGGAAGAAAACTGGTAGTTCTACAAGATGCAGCAGGCAGTCTTACAATGGCATTGTTACTAAGAAATTATGACTTATGTCATTCAGAGAAGGACAATACATATTTGTATGACATTATTTCTTATTTTCTTGAATTAAATCAATTTGCACGGACATATGTAGCAGATGGATGGAGAAATTTGGATCCGGCTACATgttattttttattatttctcATCTTTTTAAATGAAATTAACATATTAGTGCTAGTGTCCGTGCTCGTGATTTGGTTAATCAAGACCATGTACTCATTGCATTACTGTACATGTGCTTGCTTGTGAGAGCCCTCGGATTGCATTTAGGATCCGGCCCGAGGATTCATAAAGGGCTGGGGCTGGATTAGGATGGTGCGACGTGTAGGATTGAATTGAACTGAGCTGAAACAAATCAGTAAGTGTTAGGATCGGGTTGAGTGCTACAGGATTGGAGTGGGGTTGGGGCCGAATCACAGCCCATTATCAGGCGTAGACGTCTCTCGTTCTTAGAAAATAAAAGTGACTAGCTGTAATGTGCAATGCAGAATCTCAATGGACGTACTAGAATGATGGATGTTTGTGTAACAAAGAAAAaagatgatgtgtgtaataaattTGCAATGCATGATGGAAGGCTGGATGAATAAGATGAATGGACTAGGAATGTTATGTCCTATTGTTCTGTTCAGGGCTTCATGTGTATGCGTACCAATGTACACTGAGTAGTTTCTATTATGTGATCACTTGGGTGTATATGGTTCAGATTATAGGTTCTAGATTGCACTAAATTTATCATGCAAAGTAAGTCGTGGTGTGGAGCTGTACTAGTGCTTCAACATTTTACTGTTCTGCTGAAGAAATCATCTACAGTTATCTATGTATGTGAAGCAAACTTTAAATTGAGTTGCATAGTCGAAGATGTCACTACATTTATGCCAAAAGATGGTGTTCAGTCTTTTAGTCTTGGCACCCTTGATAAATGGACATACTTACACTCTCACGTTTGTCCCTGTGATACATTGACTTGCCTCACCCCTCGATGTAATACATACAAAACACAGTTAAAAATGTGCCCTTAAGGGCATGTGCCCCTACTGCACTGCATCAATGTAATACATACAAAACACAGTTCACGCCTTCACGGTAACCAAGACCAAGGCTCGTACGTAATTTCGTTTCACCGTTGGCGAGGGCAGCAGTAGACGAAGCAGTGGACTCCTTTCCCAGCTCCTCATCCGTGACCGTGGGCACGGCCACAGCGGCAGCAGCTTGTCAGTTTCTCCCGTGCTTCTCTCGCCTTGCCCCAGCCAGAGCACCATGGACAGCTAGCCCCGCCACGATCCGGACCAAGGATCAACGAACCGTGCGTGACGTCCATGTAAGTAGGAACAACTGATTCGATGATAAGTAGTTCTGCTTTTAATTACCACCGCGTACTATTGCTGACGCACGCACGTCAACGACCAGCTCCACCACCGCGTGCGAGCTCCTGAGTGAGACAGCCTCCTAAGAGACCCGCCACCGGCCCCTGCCTTCTCCCCGGCGAGCTCGCCGGCGACAGGGCAGGAGGGCTGGTtccccttcctcctctccttcccCTCCCTCCATCTCCTTGTAATATTCCCTAGTGAAATAAGCCCCTTCATGGGAGTTTTGATGACATCTATCCTCCTCATCTCCGTCGCGTTGGAGTCGGGCGAACTGCTCGCAGCCATGGTGGCCGGCGAGGGTCTCCTCCAAATCGACGCGGTGAGTACTTCAATAAAGCTCTACTACTCTCCCGTGCTTCCTCCTTCCTCGCTCCCTGGCAGTCTGGGCGGCATGGCGCCGCTCTCATCCAGATCGAGTGAAGGTGAAAGCGTGGACAACGACAGCTTCAGCAACACCGGCGACCTCGACCTGCCACGCGCAGACATGGCGGAGCAACCGTCCTCGTCGTCCCCACGTCTGAGCCTGCTGCGCAACCTGGACTGCTGGATTTCCATCCGGATCTACGGCGTCCAGGTTGTGCTCGTGGCTAGGGGCAACGACGGCGGGAAGGTCGGGGCGGCACCAAGAAAGGGCGAGGAGGACAAACACGACCTTGGCGATGGTGCGCCACCCGAGTGGGCGCTGCTGCTCGTCATGACGGAGGCGTACGCAAGAATCCTCCGCCTCGCCAACCGAAGATGGCGCCTCTATGGAGGCCAGCGGGGCCTCCACCGGACCCAGGCCAAACCAGTTGGCCTTGCGGACCACCATGACGACTACGGCGCCGGGGCGACGCTCTTCCCCTGGGGAGTCGTCTATGTGCTGCTCGTCGCCGTCCGAGCGCCCAACTGGGGCGGACCAAAGGGAAGCCACTGGGCTTCCTTCCTCCTACGCGGTTGGGCCAGTGCGGACACAAGTGTGGGTGCAGCAGGGTGCCGATTCCTTGGCCCTCTTCCCCGGCGACGATGACATGCTCGGTGGCAGCCCCGTTCTCACCGTGCGAGGCGCTCCTGGAAGCGACTGGGTTCAGATGTGGATGGGAGAGGATGGTTGCACTTCGGATGTGGTGTGCAGCCTGTCTACGTGGTCAATCTTGAGCCTCTTCCTTTGAGTGGTTCAGGCTATCCGCACCCGTCCACCTCTATTTTCATCTTTAAAAAGGAATATTCTAtcctagtcatcgagattctctactctatactcATTTCTCCCGCACCCATGTTATCTCTATCCccatactctatacccactattccatattttattcccctctctccccctttctctctcaccaactctctttctctctctgtgctacagtgttgctacagtgttCAGCGTGGCTCTCCCGCGTACGCGGTCTGTGGTGCTTTCCTGTGCGACCGGTACACCACCGCTAGCATACCGGCCGCTTTAGCGGTCTGCGGTGCGGACAGCCTCACGAGGTGCTGCCGCGCGAACCTGTGCATCATGCACGGGCCCATGACCTGTGCTTTGAGCCTACCAAGGCAATGTGTTCTACTTGCAGGAGTGAGTGTTGTACTCCTCCCACCTCCCATGGTGACATGTGCCATGTTACAATTTGAATGCCGTGTCAAGCATGCAGAGCACTGTCATGGTTCCGACGCCAGGTGTGTTCAACAGGCACGACAAGTCTTTCATTTCTGTCAATATgcttttctatttttctatgGACATGGAAGTGGTAAAGCAGCGATCAGTGTTCGGGTTGACCGCCAACAACAGTTGATGTTGTTTCTCAGATTTGACACTAATGGCTGTGGACCCATTCTCTTGAGCCCGGTGAAGCCTTCATTCTATCTactgctcaagactaattatccTCGAGGACACATGCCGATCAGACAGTCGAGGGGAGCGCCGACTGTGCTACCGGAGTGCGAGAACGAGGACCCTCGATGCTTCTATCGTGGCCACTTCTCGTGGGCCTTATGGCTCCGAGGGGCCCGCCCCCTGACGGAAGCATCACCCATGCCTTCAGAAGCAGTTCAGCAGTAATCTGAGAATTCTTTTCTCACACCGGTGTAAAGTACATTAAcgttatatattaaaagttattgttgtaaaaaaaaaaaattaccacCGCGTAGCGAAGGCCGACGAGTAGAGCCGGATGTGGAGGCCGAGGCTCCAGCGCGGCATGCATGTCCCTGTACTGGAAGCAGAGCAGCGCGGACTGGACGGCGCCGAACAGGAACACGAGCGCGGCGATGACACGGGAACACCTCTCTCTCCCTAAACCTGGCCTGGATGGACAGCCAGACCGCGTAGCTGAAGCagatggcgatggcgatggcgatggcgatggcgaggAACGAGCCCACGACGATCCGGCCAGCGGCGGCGGGAGGCGTCGTAGATATAGATTTGAATGGGAAGCACTCCTTCGCACGCGCGCCGACCGCACCCAGCGAGCCAGGCTCACGTTTGGTCGCTGTCGCCTGTCGGCATGCTAGCTAAACGTGCTGTACGGCGCCGCCTTAGCCCACGCGTGTCGTCACTCGCCGCCAACGCCTCCGGCCAGAGCCGTTGTTGGGTTCGGCGACCTCGTCCTTCGCCATCTGTTCGTTGCAACTTGGAAGTGCTGTGCATGGCCGCGCGCGCTGCCTGCTATTCTCATCCACGGTCTGCCGGCCACCACGCTCCGCCGGTCGCCGAGGACGCCACCAAGCTGGGGGCTTGCCCTCGGCGTCTGCTTCGTTGGATGATGGATGCTATATGTCCGAGTCTGACGCGGCGCATGGAGACTCCGGTTGCGGCGAGGTTTTGGCCGATGGCCCGCGCAGGGCAAAATTTCTCGCGCACTCCGATGTCCGATCCAATTCCTTGGATCAAGATGATCAAACCGTAAAAGATTCCTCGTGTCAATACTAGTTCGATACGGTTAAGTAATCATAATAATAATTAATACCAGTTACGAGCTAGCGTCGTGGTAGAGGTCTTCGACGACAGCACGATCGATCGATGAAAATGTCGGCGTCttcctctgccgccgccgccggcgaggccgAGCCGCTGGTGCACGCCGCGTTCAACAGCAACGCCACCCATTTCGTCGCGGCCACGGCGTCGGGCATCCGCGGCTTCTCCTGCACCCCGCTGAAGCACGCGTTCAGCATGGGCTTCGTCCCGTCCCCGGGCGCCGGCTCCCGGGTGATCACCGCCGACCTGGCTCCCTCGGGTACGCTCGCCGCCGTCGTGTTCAGGCCGGCGCCGTCCGCACCAGACGCAGACGCCGACGACGAGGGCGACAGGATCAGGTACTGCAGGTACGTCCTGCGCGGAGAGATGCTGGGCGACGACATATGCCCCTCCACGTCCTCCTCGTGCCGCGTCCGCGCCGTTCACCACGCGGGCGGCCACGTCCTCGTCGCCGGCGACGGCAAGGCGGCGCTCCACTACACGACGTCGGGGCGCGCTGTGAAGCGGTGCCTCGAGGTGGACACGGGTCCTAACCCGCTCGGGGTGTGCGCGCTGGCGGAGGCGCGCGACGGCAAGACGGTCGTCCTCGCCTGCCCGCGCCCGGCCAAGgggcaggtgcaggtgcaggtcgGGCGCCGGGGCAGCGGCGGTGCCCGCGTCGACGTGCACGCGCATAGCTCCAGCGTCGTCTGCGTCGCGCTGTCCCGCGACGGCAGGCTCCTCGCCACCGCCAGCTCCAAGGGCACCGTCGTCCGCGTCTTCACCGCCGCCGACGGCAACAAGGTCAACGAGGTACGCACGCTATATATGTGCATGGCACACCCGCTAATTCGTTAGTCTTTTTGTcctgcaaaaaaaaaacttttttcgATAAATTGTTAATCTTTTTGGGACACATATTAGTTAGTTATAATAAtgtaaaagaaaacaacaaaatcTTAACCGACTTTtggaatatccacttctacgtATAACAACGCCCGCAGCTTCGCCGCTGATTCCCTCTCGACGAGAGAGGAAACCAAAACAATGGCGTCCTCCGTCGCTAGGACGTGGACGAGGCCGACGCCCACGCTATCTCATCCTCTCGTCTACCTATCCTTTAGCCACGACGCGTCCTGCGTCATAGCGGCGGACGCCTCCACCGTGCACTGGCTCAGCTGCGACACCTTCGCCCTGCGCGGCCTTTACCAGGAGAGACACGCCAGCAGGGCCGTCGTCGCCGCTTGCGGCGACATGCTCAACGAGAAGGCGTCCACCTGCGCCGTCGTGACGACGacgcgcgccgccgcccgcctTGCTGGCGGCTCCGAGACGACGACGTTCGCCGTCAGGCGCTGGAGGCCAGGCTACCTGAACTACCACTGGCGCTACGACGAGTGGGCGACGGACATCGAGGCCGGCGAGGTGCGGGCGGTCAGCGTCCACGGCGACAAGACCATCCTCGTTCTCGACGGCCGCGTGGACGTGTACGGGCTCGGCGGGGACGGCTGCGTGCATGTGCTCCACCGGGTGGAAACGTGCAGCGCCAGGCCCCTCTGCGCCGCGTCGCGGGCCGCGCCGGTGGCGTTCGCGTGCGCCGGCGCGGAGGTCGGCGAGGTGCTTGTGGagcggtgggcggcggcggcgggcgggttCGCGCCGCTGTCGTCCTTCCGTGCGCATTCGTCGCGGCTTGAGTGTGTGGCCGTGTCCAGGGACGGCCGGTTCGTTGCCACGGCCAGCTTCAAGGGCACCATCGTGCGCGCCTTCCACGCCGCCGATGGCATGTTGCTTCGAGAGGTCAGATCGTCTCATAGTTTAGGTGACTTTGACTAGATCACAGTGGCTGCGAATCTAGCCGAGAACATAATCGGGCCATCAGGgtcaaattcatcatcatatcACAATAGTATTTTTACCCAAAGGTTTCACAGATAAATAGCTACTGGATCTCATCAGCCACATTGTTCATGTCGTCGTTGGTTGCAGCTACGAAGAGGCGCTGACAGAGCAGACATCTACAGCATGGCGTTCTCTCCCGAATCCAAGTGGCTTGCCGTCTCCAGCGACAAGGGGACGATCCACGTCTTCAGCGTCAACGTGGATGTGCCCTCGACGTCGCCAGCACAGGAGGACAGCCACAGCCCTGACACTGACAGTCCCAATGCTGGCTCTGCACTGAACGCCAAGCAAGGCTCATCGTGGTCTTTCTTCAGTGGTACAACAACTTCTTTGCGCAACTCATCTATGTTTAGACTGTAGATAGAATGTGTTGTTTCTGCATTTTTTTATATGTAAATGTAAAGATGGACAGATGGTAATGCTAAGAGTGCCTGGGACTTGAATACTTGCAGGTTTCGTGCCAGGATATTTCAGGCAAGATGGCTCGCTTGCCAAGTTCCGCTTGCGTGAAGGCGTCAAGTACGTGGTGGCCTTCAGCCATGTGCCAAACACCATCCTCGTCGTCGGCATGGATGGAAGGTGAGTCTTGTGAGACTAAGACTGCTCTCTGAATTGACATTTGGATGCTGTTTTCTCTTCAGATAAAGTAGCTTCTGATGTTTTGTGGCTGTACATCGTGCAGCTTCTACCGCTGCGAGTTCGATCCGGTGAAAGGAGGTGACATGAAACAATTGGAGTACAGGAACTTCTTGAAGATGAAATGATGGCGGGCCAACAGATGGCTATTATGTTACTGATCAAAGCTACTTGTAGTTTGTGCAATCTTCTGATTGGAATCTGGCATTCATCAGTGTGACCAAGAGTCCAAGCAGAAAAGCAATTTTTATGGTTGTACATACCGTTAGTTTGTCTAAAATCTTAAGTAGAAGATGAGACACCAAGTACATCAATCTACGCTATCGAAATTGCCACTGCATTGTCGTCTATCTGAAGTCTAAACAGAAGATGAGACACCTACATCAATCATTGTCGTCTATCTGAAGTCTAAACAGAAGATGAGACACCTACATCAATCTATGCTGATTATATGGAATTGGTCAATCAAAGTAGTTTGTAGAAAATAACTGTTTCAAATGGTTTCTGTGGCATTCCATAGTAAGCTGTTTATAACGTGAAGAAATTTGACAGCACGGAGATAGCCCGGTTGATTGAAGCAATGTGTCAATAGACTTCAAACCAATTGGAAGGCGGGATGAATAAGATGAATGGACTAGGAATGTTATGTCCTATTGTTCTGTTCAAGGCTTCATGTGTATGCGTATCAATGTACACTGAGTAGTTTCTATTATGTGATCACTTGGGTGTATATGGTTCAGATTACTACATTGCACTAAATTTATCATGCAAAGTAAGTCTTGATGTGGAGCTGTACTAGTGCTTCAACATTTTAGAGTTCTGCTGAAGAAATCATTAACGATAATGATTTCACCCAGGCATCCGTGCCGACAGACGCGTCTCCCCACTCGCTAACACGTCTTTGCTCCGTCTCGTCCGCACCACGCCGAAAAAAATAAAATTCTCCACCGTCCGCCCCCACCACGTAGCCCACCCCCACCGCGCTGCCCCTTCGCGCGCGCCCGCCTCCACCGTGCGGATGTGCTCGCTGCGCCGTGCTCACCGCGGTGCCCCCATCATATGTGCCCGCCTGCACCGCACGACCGTGCTCGCCGCGCCCGTGCTCACCGCGGCCGCGCTGCCTGCTCGCCGTGGCTGGCCCGCTCGCCGTTGTCGTCTCCACCGAGTCGgcgagtgtcgacgaaatatggtcggcagtccacagaggggggtgcccgtggtggtagattatcggtagacggtgcgcgtaatcaggaaccagatggtgacacaagacgcagagacagcgatttagacaggttcgggccgtctgatcgacgtaataccctacgtcctgtgtctttggtgtattgtattgggatgtatacagattaacctgtcctctaggggacccttgtctctccttatatactccgaagagacaaggttacaagtaaagtatctaatttggtactattacaatatctagtacaacttgtaatcttgatgtgtacgccttgatcttacgggccgggccacctcggatggtgcggcccatgtaccatcttgtggtacccgggggtatatcccccacagctagtccccgagcgccatgtattctgatgcgacacgccgtttcaaccttctccgaacagtgaggcttgagttcttgacatcttcaaccaccgttgtcgccggagaagtaggttgtccgaagaatgtggtgctcttaagaagaaagaaaaagatttccatcctgggaagtgtgcccacttgtatttctgaaaagaaatgtaagtgcgtcttgaagcgtagcgtctttgatcatcagatcgagcacattcaccgcaaggtgaagtgtgcccacttagtccccgagcctggtagtaggtgatgtagtcacgtggtgccagggtctaaaaagaattctcagttaaattgagaatccaatcgtcgtacaggcgatacgagatgcaccggcaggtgcatcgtactgatgtagtccccgagcttactggaaggcgaggtatgagccttgtagcaaagtctaaatgagaaagaatatcccaactgtatgcgagtcgcccGTCGCATGTAGccaagacgcaaagtccccgagccgtggtcggagagtggtcgaggcagtccccgagcataggtcgaggagcgagcgacgaagtccccgagccgtggtcggagagtgatcgaggtagtccccgagcacaggtcgaggagcgagcgacgaagtccccgagctgtggtcggagagtgatcgaggtagtccccgagcacaggtcgaggagcgagcgacgaagtccccgagcacaggtcgaggagcgagcgacgaagtccccgagccgtggtcggagagtgatcgaggcagtccccgagcacaggtcgaggagtgagcgacgaagtccccgtgcacaggtcgaggagcgagcgacgaagtccccgagccgtggtcggagagtggtcgaggcagtccccgagcacaggtccaggagcgagcgacgaagtccccgagccgtggtcggagagtgatcgaggcagtccccgagcgtaggtcaagaagcgagtGACAAAGTCCTCGAGCATAGCTCAAAATTACTGcaatataaacatgtagaaaggtagtacatgatgtacaaaataataaattacggagaaaaatcagcggtgaagaaatagcgtatgacgctcaacagtcatttgcaaatgagcatgatgtgataaagcagttggtgctttgtaaacatcagtgttaatgtgaagtttgtgtttatacttaatataaatcgtccgaccagttagtatgtagctgagcctccagccctagctagcccgttaaccataacgcggggcgcggagcccgtgcacgtgtaggaagaacaaagcgtcactaaggagccgctgccgactacccataacgcagagggcagacgctcgtgcacgtgtagggaggagccagagacagggccgtctccggaggcatcgagcgtcaacatgactggtcgaggatttgcattaagtatagctgtatattatatttaagatggtatccatggacaaacattatttgaagaataa
Above is a genomic segment from Miscanthus floridulus cultivar M001 chromosome 3, ASM1932011v1, whole genome shotgun sequence containing:
- the LOC136547443 gene encoding autophagy-related protein 18a-like, translating into MKMSASSSAAAAGEAEPLVHAAFNSNATHFVAATASGIRGFSCTPLKHAFSMGFVPSPGAGSRVITADLAPSGTLAAVVFRPAPSAPDADADDEGDRIRYCRYVLRGEMLGDDICPSTSSSCRVRAVHHAGGHVLVAGDGKAALHYTTSGRAVKRCLEVDTGPNPLGVCALAEARDGKTVVLACPRPAKGQVQVQVGRRGSGGARVDVHAHSSSVVCVALSRDGRLLATASSKGTVVRVFTAADGNKVNELRRGADRADIYSMAFSPESKWLAVSSDKGTIHVFSVNVDVPSTSPAQEDSHSPDTDSPNAGSALNAKQGSSWSFFSGFVPGYFRQDGSLAKFRLREGVKYVVAFSHVPNTILVVGMDGSFYRCEFDPVKGGDMKQLEYRNFLKMK